GTAAAAAATAGTTTCCCAAATGAAAATATTACAATTGGTGCTCAATACTATCTTAGAGATTTTTATCACTCTTTAGGATTTGAAGAAATTTCAGAGAGATATGATGAAGATGGAATACCCCATATAGATATGTTTTTAAAACTCTCATAAAAGAAAAAGGCTGTCAATGACAGCCTTTTAAATTAAAAACTATTTTTTAATTCTTTCTACATATTCGTTAGTTCTTGTATCGATTTTGATCCATTCACCTTGTTCAACGAATAGAGGAACTTGAATTTCAAATCCTGTGTTGATTCTAGCTGGTTTCATAACTTTTCCAGTAGTATCTCCTCTTAGTCCTGGTTCAGTGTATTCAATTTGTCTTTCAAGGAAAGTAGGTAATTCTACTGCAACTGGAGTTGATTCGTAGTAAACTACGTCTAGTTCCATTCCTTCTTCTAGGTAGTTGATAGCATCTCCTAAATCTTCTTCTTTAAGTTCGATTTGATCCCAAGTTTCTGGGTTAGAGAATACATAGAAACTTCCATCGTTGTAAGAGTAAACTGTTTTAACTTTATCAAGTCTGATATCGTCCATTTTTTCATCTGCTTTGTAAACAGCATCAGAGATGTTTCCGTTTAATAAGTTTTTCATTTTTAATTTTACCACAGCAGCGTTTCTTCCTGATTTGTTGTATTCAGATTTTAAAACTACAAATGGATCGTTTCCGATTTTAATTGTGCTTCCTGCTCTTAGTTCTTGAGCTATTTTCATTTTTGACCTCCTAAAATTTCTCTATAAAATCTTTTATTTTATTTATAAGATTACAGTTTAAGATAAGAAAATCTTTATATAGAGAGTTAACTCTCTCTATTTCATTAAGGTTGTTAAAGAAATTAAAGAACTCCTCTTTTCCCTCAGCTAAAGTATTTTCATTTCTAAAATTATAATCTTTAAAAAGCTTCTCTTGATCTAGTAAAATCTCTTCAGTAATTTTCCCTTGAACTTGTTCTCTATATTTATCTAAAAATCCTTGTAATTTATCCATATGAACAAATTCCTTTTGGCAGTAGATGTGCCACAAATATGGTTTTCCTGTAAGAACTGCTCTTATAAAAGAGTCTTCCCCTCTTACAAAATTAAAATCTACCACATTTATAAGCTCCTCATATTCCTCTTGACTTAAAAAGTTATAGAACTCTACCTCTATTTTACCATATTT
The nucleotide sequence above comes from uncultured Fusobacterium sp.. Encoded proteins:
- the efp gene encoding elongation factor P; the encoded protein is MKIAQELRAGSTIKIGNDPFVVLKSEYNKSGRNAAVVKLKMKNLLNGNISDAVYKADEKMDDIRLDKVKTVYSYNDGSFYVFSNPETWDQIELKEEDLGDAINYLEEGMELDVVYYESTPVAVELPTFLERQIEYTEPGLRGDTTGKVMKPARINTGFEIQVPLFVEQGEWIKIDTRTNEYVERIKK